The region AAATGGACCCGTGCTGGTACACCGAAAAGCATCCGCTCTACGGCGGCGCTGTGCTGTTCCTGCGCCATACCGGGCTCGGCTGGACCGGCTTCGCACTGCCGCCGCACAGCCTCGCGCGGCTCCACGCGTGTGTCGCGCAGCATCTCGAAGCGCAGGAAGAAGCGGCCAGCCTGCCGAACTGATTCACCTCGCGCCATCGGCGCGCGCCTAATCCCTATCCCGAGAAAACGCGCGCTCGCCGTCGCGCGCTGCCCACTCATTCGTTGAGCTGATCGCGCAACTTCAGCTGCCGCGCCGCCGTTCACGCTCCTCTCCCACGCAGCCTTCAACGCGGCCGGCCTCGCCGCACCCTATCAAAAATCTCCCGCCGCATTCGACCGCGCATCGCGCGCGTCGCCGCACCACACGCAACGCCTCCCTATCGAACGCTATTGGACCACCGCCCTCGCCTGTACCTTCCTGCTCGCGTTCGGCGCCACCGCCCATGCGGCCCCGGCGCTCACGCCGCAGCAATGCACGGACTATCCGTTCGTGCACACGACAGGGCCCGTCACGCACGCGCAGATCGTCAACGAACTGGCGGAACTGGAATCGGTCGGCTACGACCCGTCGGCGGGCGAGTCGGACAACTACCCGGACGACATCGACAGCGCCCAGCAACGGCTGATGGCGAAGTATCGGCGCGACTGCGCGAGCGCGCGGCCGGGAACCGTCGCGTCGGTCGCGCCCTAGGCGGCGCGCGCGTCAGTCGAGATCCGGCGCGCGCTGGCGCAGCGTGACGAACTCCTCGGCCGCGGTCGGGTGAATCCCGATCGTCTCGTCGAACTGCGCCTTGGTCGCGCCCGCGCGGATCGCGATCGCGAGCCCCTGGACGATCTCGGCCGCGTCGCGGCCGACCATGTGCGCGCCCACCACGCGCTGGCTGACGCGCTCCACCACGAGCTTCATGAAGGTGCGCTCGTCGCGCCCCGACAAGGTGTGCCGCAGCGCCTTGAACGACGTACGGTAGATGTCCACCTTGCCGAGCGTCGCGCGCGCGGCGCGTTCCGACAGGCCGACCGTCGCGACCTCCGGCTGGCTGAACACCGCGGACGGCACGTTGCGGTGATCGGCCTTCACCTGCCGCTCGCCGAACAGGTTCGCGGCCAGGAGCGCCCCGTCGCGCGTCGCGACCGGCGTGAGCTGCGGGCGCGACGTCACGTCGCCGATCGCATGGATCGACGGCACGCGCGTCGCCGAGTAGTCGTCGACCTCGATCGCGCCGCCCGGCCCGCGCACCACCCCGAGCGCATCGAGCCCGAGCCCGTCGCTGTTCGGCGCGCGGCCCGTCGCATACAACACCTGCCCGTACGGGCCATGCGCGTGCGTGCCGGCCCGCAGCGTCAGCGCGCCGTCCGCGGCGCGTTCGAGCGCGCGCACGTCGGCCTGCGTGTGGATCGCGACGCCCTGCTTGCGCATCTCGTCGGCGAGGAAGCCGCGCAGGTCGTCGTCGAAGCCGCGCAGGATCTGCTCGCCGCGATAGAACAGGTCGACCTCGACGCCGAGCCCGTTGAAGATGCCCGCGAACTCGACCGCGATATAACCGCCGCCCACGATCGCGATGCGCGCGGGCAGCTCCGGCAGATCGAGCGCCTCGCGCGAGGTGATCGCATGCTCGATGCCGGGCACGGGCGGCAGCGTCGGCCGCGAGCCGGTCGCGATGGCGATGTGCCGCGTGCGCAGGCGCCGGCCGCCGACCTCCACGGTGTGT is a window of Burkholderia sp. FERM BP-3421 DNA encoding:
- the gorA gene encoding glutathione-disulfide reductase → MEFDYDLFVIGAGSGGVRLSRIAASLGARVGIAEEEQVGGTCVLRGCIPKKLLVYASHYGHEVEDAAGFGWSFDLGNFSWPALIGAKNREIARLSQVYIDLLKQSGVTLHEGRATLADVHTVEVGGRRLRTRHIAIATGSRPTLPPVPGIEHAITSREALDLPELPARIAIVGGGYIAVEFAGIFNGLGVEVDLFYRGEQILRGFDDDLRGFLADEMRKQGVAIHTQADVRALERAADGALTLRAGTHAHGPYGQVLYATGRAPNSDGLGLDALGVVRGPGGAIEVDDYSATRVPSIHAIGDVTSRPQLTPVATRDGALLAANLFGERQVKADHRNVPSAVFSQPEVATVGLSERAARATLGKVDIYRTSFKALRHTLSGRDERTFMKLVVERVSQRVVGAHMVGRDAAEIVQGLAIAIRAGATKAQFDETIGIHPTAAEEFVTLRQRAPDLD
- a CDS encoding DUF4148 domain-containing protein; amino-acid sequence: MLAFGATAHAAPALTPQQCTDYPFVHTTGPVTHAQIVNELAELESVGYDPSAGESDNYPDDIDSAQQRLMAKYRRDCASARPGTVASVAP